The proteins below come from a single Micromonospora citrea genomic window:
- a CDS encoding GvpL/GvpF family gas vesicle protein — MAEETGLFIYGIVPSDVEPTPDAAGVGDPPGEVAAIRHGELAALVSEVSLTESIGRPADLTAYQELVDGTAAVAPVLPVRFGTVVTGPDAVADLLEAHHDRFAAALDEFEGRIQYVVHGRYDEPNLIAGVLADNPAAAELADQVRGQPEAATRPQRIRLGEMISQAVELRREAENRQLVDALGPLVVASAPRPPSNELDAANAAFLVERDREEDFVAAVEEYAEQRRELMRTRLLGPLAPYDFVSAHQLVK; from the coding sequence ATGGCCGAGGAGACCGGACTGTTCATCTACGGCATCGTGCCCTCCGACGTGGAGCCGACCCCGGACGCGGCCGGGGTCGGCGACCCGCCCGGAGAGGTGGCGGCGATCCGCCACGGGGAGCTGGCCGCGCTGGTCAGCGAGGTGAGCCTGACCGAGTCGATCGGCCGGCCGGCGGACCTGACCGCGTACCAGGAACTGGTGGACGGCACGGCGGCCGTGGCCCCCGTGCTGCCGGTGCGCTTCGGCACGGTGGTCACCGGCCCGGACGCGGTGGCCGACCTGCTGGAGGCGCACCACGACCGGTTCGCCGCCGCCCTCGACGAGTTCGAGGGCCGCATCCAGTACGTCGTGCACGGCCGCTACGACGAGCCGAACCTGATCGCGGGGGTGCTGGCGGACAACCCGGCGGCGGCCGAACTGGCCGACCAGGTGCGCGGGCAGCCGGAGGCGGCGACCCGCCCGCAGCGCATCCGGCTCGGCGAGATGATCAGCCAGGCGGTGGAGCTGCGCCGGGAGGCGGAGAACCGGCAGCTCGTCGACGCGCTCGGCCCGCTCGTCGTGGCGAGCGCGCCCCGGCCGCCGAGCAACGAGCTGGACGCGGCGAACGCCGCCTTCCTGGTCGAGCGGGACCGGGAGGAGGACTTCGTCGCGGCCGTCGAGGAGTACGCCGAGCAGCGCCGGGAGTTGATGCGGACGCGGCTGCTCGGCCCGCTCGCCCCGTACGACTTCGTCAGCGCCCACCAGTTGGTGAAGTGA
- the gvpJ gene encoding gas vesicle protein GvpJ, translating to MTIATTEGQAGGALERGGSGGSLADVVETVLDKGVVIDAQVSVAVVGIQLLEINARIVIASVETYLRFAEAVDRFDITPKGQKGLPDLVEGASGAVGAGKAVSGIGRTVGAIKDAVGELGSDSRDRDRDPDRDRDRDRPRRRRDEER from the coding sequence ATGACCATCGCGACGACCGAGGGTCAGGCCGGCGGCGCCCTGGAGCGCGGCGGGTCGGGCGGCAGCCTGGCCGACGTCGTGGAGACGGTGCTGGACAAGGGCGTGGTGATCGACGCGCAGGTGTCGGTCGCCGTGGTCGGCATCCAGTTGTTGGAGATCAACGCCCGGATCGTCATCGCCAGCGTGGAGACGTACCTGCGCTTCGCCGAGGCGGTCGACCGGTTCGACATCACCCCGAAGGGCCAGAAGGGGCTGCCCGACCTGGTCGAGGGCGCCTCCGGCGCGGTCGGCGCCGGCAAGGCGGTGTCCGGGATCGGCCGGACCGTCGGCGCGATCAAGGACGCCGTGGGCGAGCTCGGCTCCGACTCCCGCGATCGTGACCGGGATCCCGACCGGGACCGCGACCGGGACCGACCCCGGCGGCGCCGGGACGAGGAGCGCTGA
- a CDS encoding gas vesicle protein produces the protein MADRIRGDGGRARRNEPDDDRYDDEEEYLEPISAAEAAREGLRQIVELTGRTPVGTTSLKSVRDGWLVGVEVVEDRRIPASTDLLGLYEVELDLEGGLLGYRRVRRYQRGKGEVG, from the coding sequence ATGGCGGACCGGATCCGAGGCGACGGCGGCCGGGCGCGTAGGAACGAGCCGGACGACGACCGGTACGACGACGAGGAGGAGTACCTCGAACCGATCTCGGCAGCCGAGGCCGCCCGCGAGGGGCTGCGGCAGATCGTCGAGCTGACCGGCCGTACCCCCGTGGGGACCACCTCGCTGAAGTCGGTGCGGGACGGCTGGCTGGTCGGAGTGGAGGTCGTCGAGGATCGCCGGATCCCCGCCTCCACCGACCTGCTCGGCCTCTACGAGGTGGAGCTGGACCTGGAGGGCGGCCTGCTCGGCTACCGGCGGGTGCGGCGCTACCAGCGCGGGAAGGGCGAGGTGGGTTGA
- the gvpJ gene encoding gas vesicle protein GvpJ, translated as MTVQPSVVQNSGQVLPAGHEPANLGDILERVLDRGIVIAGDIRVSLLDIELLTLKLRLVIASVDTARQIGIDWWEHDPWLSSRARPPVEPGPRDPEQVEAERRPRVARRAARREEWDEFDG; from the coding sequence ATGACCGTGCAGCCTTCGGTGGTGCAGAACTCGGGCCAGGTCCTGCCCGCCGGGCACGAGCCGGCCAACCTGGGCGACATCCTCGAACGGGTGCTCGACCGGGGCATCGTGATCGCCGGCGACATCCGGGTCAGCCTGCTCGACATCGAGCTGCTGACGCTCAAGCTGCGGCTGGTCATCGCCTCCGTCGACACGGCACGGCAGATCGGCATCGACTGGTGGGAGCACGACCCGTGGCTCAGCTCGCGGGCGCGGCCGCCGGTCGAGCCCGGCCCCCGGGACCCGGAGCAGGTGGAGGCGGAGCGGCGCCCCCGGGTCGCCCGGCGGGCCGCCCGGAGGGAGGAGTGGGATGAGTTCGACGGCTGA
- a CDS encoding gas vesicle protein GvpG, with protein MDILWTLLTLPYAPVRGLTAVVKVIAREAESRQRNPIDVRRELEALDAAEAAGEISAAERDAGQQQVLARLTGGAGQPPPPRTRDQGSVRDQGSVRDQGSVRDQGRARDPSGVGARRGAGGPRRRAGTERTRRTPRDGGEGGERHGGPDPRRRRPGA; from the coding sequence GTGGACATCCTCTGGACGCTGCTGACCCTGCCGTACGCGCCGGTGCGGGGGCTTACCGCGGTGGTCAAGGTGATCGCCCGGGAGGCGGAGTCGCGGCAGCGCAACCCGATCGACGTGCGGCGCGAGCTGGAGGCGCTGGACGCGGCGGAGGCGGCGGGGGAGATCAGCGCCGCGGAGCGGGACGCGGGGCAGCAGCAGGTGCTGGCGCGGCTGACCGGCGGGGCCGGTCAGCCGCCGCCGCCCCGGACCCGCGACCAGGGCTCGGTCCGCGACCAGGGCTCGGTCCGCGACCAGGGCTCGGTCCGCGACCAGGGCCGGGCCCGCGATCCGAGCGGGGTCGGGGCCCGGCGCGGTGCCGGCGGGCCCCGGCGGCGGGCCGGCACGGAACGGACGCGGCGGACGCCGCGCGACGGCGGTGAGGGAGGTGAGCGGCATGGCGGACCGGATCCGAGGCGACGGCGGCCGGGCGCGTAG